A genomic segment from Candidatus Zixiibacteriota bacterium encodes:
- a CDS encoding glycosyltransferase family 2 protein, producing MSDVAPTLAAIVVNYNTPALVQRLIDSIKQHSRQIDYEVVVVNNGCRPDGRYLASAGSTFIRLIESPVNVGFGAAVNLAARTCNQELLLFANSDCRLDSNVIPKLAAFMSAHSGCAACSPRLIDERGAVHSSLRRFPTHDNIRNSRGAFFRSGGEYTIEADQSRKPVEAMAATFMLVRRADFEQIGGFDERFFMYVEDTDLCRRFHDGGRECWYLGDLDVTHTWGASTRQHRFLMKYHHHCSVYRYFTKHYPDQKWRNRWLALQLGVNLLLVWLRQLLPGARP from the coding sequence ATGAGCGATGTCGCGCCGACATTGGCCGCTATTGTCGTCAACTACAATACTCCTGCGCTCGTCCAACGCCTGATCGACTCGATCAAACAGCACTCGCGCCAGATCGATTACGAAGTTGTCGTCGTCAACAACGGCTGCCGTCCCGATGGCAGGTACCTGGCTTCCGCTGGCAGCACTTTTATTCGGTTGATCGAATCGCCTGTCAACGTCGGTTTTGGCGCCGCGGTGAATCTTGCCGCCCGCACCTGCAACCAGGAACTGCTGCTTTTCGCTAATTCCGATTGCCGCCTCGATTCGAACGTCATCCCCAAGTTGGCGGCCTTCATGTCTGCCCACTCGGGTTGCGCCGCCTGCTCCCCGCGTCTTATCGATGAGCGCGGTGCCGTTCACTCGAGCCTGCGCCGCTTTCCAACTCATGACAACATCCGCAACTCACGCGGCGCCTTCTTTCGCAGCGGCGGAGAATACACCATCGAAGCCGACCAATCGCGCAAGCCGGTCGAAGCGATGGCCGCCACCTTTATGCTCGTTCGCCGTGCCGACTTCGAACAGATTGGCGGCTTTGACGAGCGCTTCTTCATGTATGTCGAAGACACCGACCTGTGCCGCCGCTTCCACGATGGCGGCCGCGAGTGCTGGTACCTCGGCGATCTCGATGTCACCCACACCTGGGGTGCGTCCACGCGCCAGCATCGCTTCCTCATGAAGTACCATCACCATTGCTCCGTCTATCGATATTTCACCAAGCATTACCCCGACCAGAAGTGGCGCAATCGCTGGTTAGCTTTGCAGCTTGGTGTCAATTTGCTGCTGGTCTGGCTGCGCCAATTGCTGCCGGGAGCGCGTCCTTGA